In Nicotiana tabacum cultivar K326 chromosome 21, ASM71507v2, whole genome shotgun sequence, one DNA window encodes the following:
- the LOC107778333 gene encoding AAA-ATPase At2g46620-like — protein sequence MFLYLLGIIPLCFFLKFASKTSLLDILKKWLRLLEEKCCVYQYYKVPQFNDNMQENQLYRQISTYLNSLPCLEDSNFINLFSGYKSNEINLLLDDSNQNIIVVDNFLGARVCWINEKDDKTGLNSFVLKIRKKDKRRLLRPYLQHIHTKFDEIEQRGNEVMMRLFININRRWISVPFTHPATFDTVVMEQDLKNKVKADLDTFLKSKQHYTRIGRIWKRNYLLYGPSGTGKSTFIAAMANFLSYDVYEINLSKVSNNSDLKLLLLQTMNKSLIVIEDLDIYLSYSCDKSAALTWSSAILNFMDGIFSCCGDERVMIFTMNNKDQIDQTVLRPGRIDFHMHFPLCDFNAFKSLATSHLGLKDHKLFPQLEEVFQNGSVLSHAEISEIMISNRSSPSRALKLVISAHQSHTKLLPSTTSDKIKTIQTNIEANVATKPPLWLSKSRSVRPVEESAVFPQGLRKSQSVRPVNELGTFGKESVNELSNFYGLIRIRSSRGGSRI from the coding sequence ATGTTTCTCTATTTGTTAGGAATCATCCCTCTGTGTTTCTTTCTAAAGTTTGCATCAAAAACCTCCCTACTTGACATCCTCAAGAAATGGTTGAGGTTATTAGAAGAAAAATGCTGTGTGTACCAGTACTACAAGGTCCCTCAATTCAACGACAACATGCAAGAAAACCAACTCTATCGACAAATTAGCACGTATCTGAATTCTTTACCCTGTCTTGAAGATTCTAATTTCATCAACCTTTTCTCGGGATACAAATCGAATGAAATCAACCTCCTTCTCGACGACTCCAATCAGAACATCATCGTAGTAGACAATTTCCTCGGCGCCAGAGTTTGTTGGATCAACGAAAAGGATGATAAAACCGGTCTGAATTCATTTGTTCTGAAGATAAGGAAGAAGGATAAACGTCGACTCCTTCGTCCTTATCTTCAACACATTCACACAAAGTTTGATGAAATCGAGCAGAGGGGAAATGAAGTGATGATGAGATTATTCATCAACATAAACAGACGGTGGATATCGGTGCCTTTTACTCATCCGGCAACATTTGACACGGTCGTAATGGAACAGGATCTCAAGAACAAAGTCAAAGCCGATTTGGACACGTTCCTAAAGTCAAAACAGCATTATACTCGTATCGGTAGAATTTGGAAACGGAATTATTTACTGTATGGACCTTCTGGTACAGGAAAATCAACCTTCATTGCTGCAATGGCAAATTTCCTAAGCTACGACGTGTACGAGATTAATTTATCAAAAGTATCTAACAATTCGGATCTGAAGTTACTGCTGTTACAGACCATGAACAAGTCGTTGATTGTCATCGAAGATCTCGATATTTACCTATCATATTCATGTGACAAATCAGCGGCTCTTACTTGGTCGTCCGCAATTCTCAATTTCATGGACGGAATATTTTCGTGTTGTGGGGACGAGCGAGTTATGATATTCACGATGAACAACAAAGATCAGATTGATCAGACGGTTCTAAGGCCCGGAAGAATTGATTTTCACATGCATTTTCCTTTATGTGATTTCAATGCTTTTAAAAGTCTAGCTACTAGTCATTTGGGTTTGAAAGATCACAAGCTTTTCCCACAACTAGAGGAGGTTTTCCAAAACGGGTCGGTTTTGAGTCATGCTGAGATCAGTGAAATCATGATTTCGAACCGAAGTTCGCCGAGTCGGGCGTTGAAGTTGGTGATTTCAGCTCATCAGAGTCATACTAAGCTCCTCCCGTCCACAACATCTGATAAAATTAAAACGATACAGACTAATATTGAGGCCAACGTGGCAACTAAGCCTCCACTATGGTTAAGCAAATCTAGATCGGTTCGACCAGTGGAGGAATCGGCTGTGTTTCCACAAGGTTTACGCAAATCTCAATCGGTTCGACCCGTGAATGAATTGGGTACATTTGGCAAGGAAAGTGTGAACGAGCTTAGTAACTTCTATGGACTTATAAGGATAAGGAGTAGCAGAGGTGGATCTAGAATTTGA